One window of the Desulfitobacterium chlororespirans DSM 11544 genome contains the following:
- a CDS encoding sigma-54 interaction domain-containing protein has translation MPDTKENLHDAHNLILTNTGWEQLLECKKIFLQNNTIAPKEYAGIRLEVAESWLRSHDLGVNPYKSSLAEHLNSNEIAKILAENKDLIGITKAVFIDLKIKDIMTSNYALYLFDKNGVLLSHEGEKIKLISEDHPESSIVGQVWSEATVGTCAHVLSMHLKKPVYIVGPEHYCTVFQNSCTSAAPLTNEDNEIIGYLVVSYHIDFPLSHDSYYLSTYPLGLITAMAVAVENKLRFTKSYQLLKSAHHMQEVILSVIEEGIIITDNRGKIITINKEVVNIFNTPEEEIIGRTIDRFLGPQIGEAVRNNETIDIEEASCSNNHDKSYLVLIRPLDKHGNYPNGAVLRVNPMEMINALVTNRTGAFATYTFDKIIGKSNAIKETISLGKRFSLSNENILLTGESGTGKELFAQAIHNAHRPQGPFIAVNCAAMPRELIESELFGYEGGSFTGAERRGRAGKIELAHGGTLFLDEIGDMPLEVQAILLRVLEDKKVMRIGGHIYKKVDFRLVAATNKDLERMSHENLFRSDLFFRLSILSIQLPPLRKRDNDVEVLANYFIAKYCAKIKRKAPLISEEALEVLKSYGWPGNVRQLENSVIYAVNLAQGDLIQCRHLPESLYAASHPTADNYREPIDMTGNYTLENIYKIDVMEKILIENALYKTRNNITKAAELLGMAKSTLYRKAKELNINMGTFKNSD, from the coding sequence ATGCCAGATACTAAAGAAAATTTGCATGATGCACATAATTTAATTCTAACAAACACAGGTTGGGAGCAACTACTGGAATGTAAAAAAATTTTTTTGCAAAACAATACCATTGCTCCCAAGGAGTACGCTGGTATTAGACTTGAAGTAGCAGAATCCTGGTTGCGCTCTCATGATTTAGGAGTCAATCCTTATAAAAGCAGTCTTGCCGAGCATTTGAATTCTAACGAAATAGCCAAGATCCTGGCTGAAAACAAAGACCTGATTGGAATTACCAAAGCCGTTTTTATCGATTTAAAAATAAAGGATATCATGACTTCCAATTATGCCCTTTATTTATTTGATAAGAATGGTGTCTTGCTGAGTCATGAAGGAGAAAAGATCAAGTTAATTTCTGAGGATCACCCGGAGAGCTCCATAGTAGGCCAGGTATGGTCGGAAGCAACCGTCGGTACCTGTGCTCATGTTTTAAGTATGCATCTAAAAAAGCCGGTATATATTGTCGGGCCCGAACACTACTGTACTGTCTTTCAAAATTCCTGTACATCTGCAGCACCGCTGACCAATGAAGATAACGAAATCATCGGCTACCTGGTTGTAAGCTACCATATTGATTTTCCCTTGTCCCACGACTCCTATTATTTAAGCACCTATCCCCTGGGTCTCATCACCGCTATGGCGGTAGCCGTAGAAAACAAGCTGCGTTTTACCAAGAGTTATCAATTGCTGAAAAGCGCTCATCATATGCAGGAAGTCATTTTATCCGTGATTGAGGAGGGAATAATTATTACGGATAACAGGGGGAAAATAATTACGATCAACAAAGAAGTCGTCAATATCTTCAATACTCCTGAAGAAGAGATCATCGGCAGGACTATCGATCGTTTTTTAGGCCCCCAGATTGGCGAGGCGGTTCGGAACAATGAAACCATTGATATTGAGGAAGCAAGTTGCAGCAATAATCATGATAAAAGTTATTTAGTACTTATACGTCCTCTTGATAAACATGGCAACTATCCCAACGGTGCGGTTTTGAGAGTTAATCCGATGGAAATGATCAATGCCCTTGTTACCAATAGAACAGGAGCCTTTGCTACCTATACCTTTGACAAAATCATTGGTAAAAGCAACGCCATCAAAGAAACGATTTCCTTGGGAAAACGCTTCTCCTTATCCAACGAGAATATCCTTCTGACCGGGGAGAGTGGGACAGGTAAAGAGCTTTTTGCTCAAGCCATCCATAATGCCCATCGTCCCCAAGGACCATTTATCGCCGTAAACTGTGCGGCAATGCCCCGAGAACTTATTGAGAGCGAACTGTTTGGTTATGAAGGAGGCAGCTTTACCGGCGCTGAACGCAGAGGCAGAGCGGGGAAAATAGAACTTGCTCATGGGGGCACCCTTTTTCTTGATGAGATAGGGGATATGCCCCTCGAAGTCCAGGCTATCCTCTTAAGAGTGCTCGAAGATAAAAAAGTGATGCGAATTGGAGGACACATTTATAAAAAGGTTGATTTCAGGCTGGTTGCAGCCACGAATAAGGATTTGGAGAGGATGAGCCATGAAAATTTATTCAGAAGTGATTTGTTTTTCCGGTTATCCATCCTTTCCATTCAGCTTCCACCTTTAAGAAAGCGGGATAATGACGTTGAGGTTTTGGCAAATTATTTTATCGCTAAATACTGTGCCAAGATCAAGCGTAAGGCTCCCCTCATCAGTGAAGAGGCTCTTGAGGTTCTAAAAAGTTATGGGTGGCCTGGAAATGTCAGACAGCTTGAAAATAGTGTCATTTATGCAGTGAATTTAGCTCAAGGGGATTTAATCCAATGCAGGCATTTGCCCGAATCATTATATGCCGCTTCTCATCCAACAGCAGACAATTATAGGGAGCCTATCGATATGACCGGCAATTACACTCTCGAAAACATCTATAAAATTGATGTTATGGAGAAAATACTTATTGAAAATGCCCTCTATAAAACCAGAAACAATATTACCAAAGCTGCTGAACTATTAGGAATGGCTAAGTCAACACTGTATCGCAAAGCAAAAGAGCTTAATATAAATATGGGAACCTTCAAGAATTCTGATTAA
- a CDS encoding FAD-dependent oxidoreductase yields the protein MSKEKKEELKRARLSRRDFLKNAGIMTAGTAVGAGFLLSGCSQSTPGGAEVKPQAAEAKPWLPEKWDKETDVVVVGTGCGLAAAIEAKNAGADVIILEKNDWVGGLYKTAGGHAILGGTRIQKEAGMQDTLDDWFADEMKASGYRGVPELIRTYVERGPELIEWMESMGFKWYPTVGNSSPEVHRVGRSHYPAANPDVYDAKPKSPMSFGLAWTTVWEKKLQEMGVPILLKHRMKKVYREPGGPVLGVSVETTEGTINIKARKGVILCTGTWTDNYRMAQAWDPRVVGPDCFGDGGTPADGTLFVDSAGDGHLAAAEVGAGFSDMSFTSYIYLFYGSRSYWGWEPPDFKTAAYYADGKGIPRTDAFFERVILVKNDGARYIDEMEGTRKADPAKGEAGSLNENPEWPYTAKYLSLPHPRNVWAIADSETAEALKWPIESLKNPNPKKGLMFDPACIAIADSIPELAEKMGIPAAELEKTINRYNGFVDAGKDEDFGKTALFKIAKPPFYGLKASLIRHTQRNGVRVNPKSQVIEQADQLAGYSSKAIDGSITIDQEKVIPHLYAAGELGNVMGWRRPHGSLGNYATVARIAGENAAKESSWE from the coding sequence ATGTCTAAAGAAAAGAAAGAAGAACTGAAAAGGGCAAGACTTTCTCGTCGGGATTTCTTAAAGAATGCAGGTATTATGACCGCCGGTACGGCTGTTGGTGCCGGCTTCCTGCTCTCAGGCTGCAGCCAAAGCACACCAGGGGGAGCTGAAGTAAAGCCCCAAGCTGCTGAGGCCAAGCCCTGGCTGCCGGAAAAGTGGGATAAGGAAACGGATGTTGTCGTTGTCGGTACCGGTTGCGGTTTAGCCGCTGCTATTGAAGCCAAAAATGCGGGGGCAGATGTGATCATCCTTGAAAAAAATGATTGGGTGGGCGGCCTGTATAAAACTGCCGGGGGACATGCCATTCTAGGCGGTACCCGGATTCAAAAGGAAGCGGGAATGCAGGATACCCTGGACGACTGGTTTGCAGATGAAATGAAAGCCAGCGGCTACCGGGGCGTCCCGGAACTGATTCGCACTTATGTGGAAAGAGGGCCGGAACTTATCGAATGGATGGAATCTATGGGCTTTAAATGGTACCCCACCGTAGGGAATTCCAGCCCGGAAGTGCATCGGGTAGGCCGCTCCCACTATCCGGCAGCCAATCCGGATGTTTACGATGCTAAACCTAAAAGCCCCATGAGTTTTGGTTTGGCCTGGACCACAGTCTGGGAGAAAAAGCTGCAGGAGATGGGAGTGCCGATTCTTCTCAAACACCGGATGAAGAAGGTTTATCGTGAACCCGGCGGCCCGGTTTTAGGCGTGTCTGTGGAAACGACCGAGGGAACGATTAATATTAAAGCCCGTAAAGGGGTTATCCTTTGCACAGGAACCTGGACCGACAACTACCGCATGGCTCAAGCCTGGGATCCGCGGGTTGTGGGGCCGGATTGCTTTGGCGACGGCGGTACCCCGGCCGACGGCACATTGTTTGTGGACAGTGCCGGGGACGGTCATCTGGCTGCTGCAGAAGTAGGAGCCGGTTTCAGCGATATGTCCTTTACTTCCTACATTTATCTCTTCTACGGCTCCCGGTCCTATTGGGGGTGGGAACCGCCCGACTTTAAAACAGCAGCCTATTATGCTGATGGCAAAGGAATTCCGCGCACTGACGCATTTTTTGAGCGGGTCATTCTGGTAAAAAATGATGGTGCCCGTTATATCGACGAAATGGAAGGGACCAGAAAGGCTGATCCGGCCAAAGGGGAAGCCGGCAGTTTGAATGAAAATCCGGAATGGCCCTACACAGCCAAATACCTGAGCCTGCCCCACCCTCGCAATGTTTGGGCAATTGCTGATTCCGAGACTGCGGAAGCTTTGAAGTGGCCGATCGAGAGCTTGAAGAACCCCAACCCCAAGAAGGGCCTTATGTTTGATCCGGCCTGCATCGCCATAGCCGACAGTATCCCTGAACTGGCGGAAAAGATGGGAATTCCTGCAGCAGAATTGGAAAAAACCATCAACCGTTACAATGGTTTCGTGGATGCCGGCAAGGATGAAGACTTTGGCAAAACTGCCCTGTTTAAAATTGCCAAACCGCCTTTCTACGGTCTGAAAGCATCGTTGATCCGTCATACCCAACGCAATGGCGTCCGGGTTAATCCCAAATCCCAGGTCATTGAACAGGCTGATCAACTTGCCGGATACAGTAGCAAGGCCATTGACGGAAGCATTACCATTGACCAGGAAAAAGTCATTCCTCATCTCTATGCTGCAGGGGAGTTGGGCAATGTTATGGGGTGGAGACGTCCCCATGGTTCTTTGGGGAACTATGCCACCGTTGCCCGCATCGCCGGGGAGAATGCCGCTAAAGAAAGCTCTTGGGAGTAA
- a CDS encoding amidase domain-containing protein — MVVRAIYNFVVERGFSYEKKFAIRALSFVAFITLGLFLSVPVFAASVNISKDDTISTVEKAIVLFYENKDMGANNDLSKIMDTDISSYLADKANTHQYATSLNQTDKENYSIQVKLLENEMSEDFLKVKFQVITTYNYASHYTMLGERPDISTVSEVVYVVYDRVKNLITDFYCPTNYYDIAVRDEEANISMEMATRSAYPFAITANVTARQEMLKNDIYKVYEEQNSKLSSIIPSRTSFLSPNAILAYARANYDKTNPSSGNGTVPYFDFSVYSGNWDCTNFVSHALLAGGANVYDTGGSGISSTGWYFRDDGNRSSSWSGVPELYNFLISNTHPNTPAGYSYAYSNNPGLWSVGDIVQFRFSGDSVYSHSTIITRKVYSADQARAYAYVTGRTDRYNYNDNDPVDNMAPGGSKRTIYVYNY; from the coding sequence ATGGTAGTTCGAGCCATTTACAATTTTGTTGTTGAAAGGGGTTTTTCTTATGAAAAAAAATTCGCTATAAGAGCATTATCCTTTGTTGCTTTTATCACTTTAGGCCTGTTCCTTAGTGTTCCAGTTTTCGCTGCTTCTGTGAACATTTCGAAAGACGATACTATTTCAACTGTTGAAAAAGCTATCGTATTGTTTTATGAAAACAAAGATATGGGCGCTAATAATGATTTGAGCAAAATTATGGATACTGACATAAGTTCTTATCTTGCAGATAAGGCTAACACTCATCAGTATGCTACTAGCCTTAATCAAACTGATAAGGAAAATTATTCTATTCAGGTTAAACTTTTAGAAAATGAAATGTCTGAAGATTTTCTTAAAGTTAAGTTTCAGGTCATTACTACGTATAATTATGCAAGTCATTATACTATGCTTGGGGAACGACCTGATATATCAACTGTAAGCGAAGTAGTATACGTTGTCTATGACCGTGTCAAGAATTTAATCACTGATTTTTACTGCCCTACCAATTACTATGATATAGCAGTTAGAGACGAGGAAGCTAATATTTCAATGGAAATGGCAACTCGTAGTGCTTATCCTTTTGCTATAACTGCTAATGTAACTGCCCGACAAGAAATGCTGAAAAATGATATCTATAAAGTATATGAAGAGCAAAATTCTAAACTTAGCAGTATAATACCATCGCGAACAAGCTTTTTGAGTCCCAACGCTATCTTAGCATATGCAAGGGCAAACTATGATAAAACTAATCCCAGTAGTGGTAATGGTACAGTTCCTTATTTTGATTTTTCAGTGTACTCGGGAAACTGGGATTGCACAAACTTTGTTTCACATGCATTGTTAGCAGGAGGCGCTAATGTCTATGATACCGGTGGAAGCGGCATTAGCAGTACTGGTTGGTACTTCAGAGATGATGGCAATAGAAGTTCTTCATGGAGTGGTGTTCCTGAGCTGTATAATTTCTTGATAAGTAATACTCATCCGAATACTCCTGCTGGTTATAGCTATGCTTACAGTAATAATCCAGGTTTATGGTCAGTAGGTGATATCGTTCAGTTCAGATTCTCTGGAGACTCTGTGTATTCTCATTCGACGATCATAACGCGTAAGGTGTATTCAGCAGACCAGGCTAGAGCTTATGCTTATGTGACAGGCCGAACGGATCGCTATAACTACAACGACAATGATCCTGTTGACAATATGGCTCCTGGTGGAAGTAAGCGCACCATATATGTATATAATTATTAA
- a CDS encoding glutamate-5-semialdehyde dehydrogenase → MDFAPELITIGQKAKDAARKLAYVGTAAKNRALLAMAEALLSHEQEILEANQKDVEAAIQKGTKKSLVNRLALTSEGIRQMSDSLKEVVNLGDPVGEGEFWTRPNGLRIQRTRVPLGVVAMIYEARPNVTVDAAALCLKSGNAVILRGGSEAIESNKVLSKVIAAAAESQGMPTACIQLLENTDRQWVGQLMKMNGYVDVIIPRGGAGLIETVVRESTVPVIETGTGVCHAYVDGDADLAKGVSIVFNAKTQKPGVCNALEAVLVNEAVAQEFLPLLGEKFRDYGVEIRGCEKTCAILPYAIKATEKDWGIEHLDLIISAKVVKDVDEAMDHIYQYGTKHSETIITENYTIAQRFLNEVDAAAVYINASTRFTDGGRFGFGAEIGISTQKLHARGPMGLQALTTMKYMIYGEDQIVI, encoded by the coding sequence ATGGATTTTGCACCGGAACTGATCACAATCGGTCAAAAAGCTAAAGATGCCGCCCGTAAGCTGGCTTATGTCGGCACCGCCGCCAAGAATAGGGCTCTTCTGGCGATGGCGGAGGCCCTGCTGAGCCATGAACAGGAGATCCTAGAGGCCAATCAGAAAGATGTAGAGGCGGCCATTCAAAAGGGAACCAAAAAATCCTTGGTCAATCGCCTGGCTCTAACCTCGGAAGGAATCCGCCAAATGAGCGATTCCCTTAAAGAAGTGGTGAATTTGGGAGATCCAGTGGGGGAAGGGGAGTTTTGGACCCGCCCCAATGGTTTGCGTATTCAGCGTACCCGTGTTCCCTTAGGTGTGGTGGCCATGATCTATGAAGCCCGTCCCAATGTGACGGTAGATGCGGCGGCTCTCTGCCTGAAGTCCGGCAATGCGGTCATTCTCCGGGGAGGCTCCGAAGCTATTGAGAGCAATAAAGTTTTAAGCAAGGTGATCGCTGCGGCTGCGGAAAGCCAGGGTATGCCGACGGCCTGCATTCAGCTCCTGGAGAATACGGATCGGCAATGGGTCGGGCAGCTTATGAAAATGAACGGGTATGTGGATGTCATCATCCCCAGAGGGGGAGCAGGGCTCATTGAGACGGTAGTCAGGGAATCCACAGTCCCGGTCATTGAGACCGGGACCGGAGTATGTCACGCTTATGTGGATGGGGATGCCGATCTGGCTAAAGGGGTCAGCATTGTCTTCAATGCCAAAACCCAAAAACCCGGAGTATGCAATGCCCTGGAGGCCGTATTGGTGAATGAGGCGGTAGCTCAGGAATTTCTGCCTCTGCTGGGAGAAAAATTCCGGGATTATGGGGTGGAGATACGGGGCTGTGAAAAGACCTGCGCTATCCTGCCTTATGCTATCAAAGCTACAGAAAAGGATTGGGGAATAGAGCATCTGGATCTGATCATCAGTGCTAAAGTGGTCAAAGATGTGGATGAAGCCATGGATCATATTTATCAGTATGGAACCAAGCATTCGGAAACCATCATCACCGAGAACTACACCATAGCCCAGCGGTTTTTAAATGAGGTGGATGCCGCAGCCGTTTATATCAATGCCTCTACCCGCTTTACCGACGGCGGCCGCTTCGGTTTCGGAGCGGAAATCGGCATCAGTACCCAGAAGCTTCATGCCCGGGGACCTATGGGGCTGCAAGCGCTGACCACCATGAAATATATGATCTATGGTGAGGATCAGATTGTCATTTGA
- the proB gene encoding glutamate 5-kinase has protein sequence MSDLRRIVIKVGSSSLNHPEGGLDDQAIRRIAGVIAEIRRLGLECVLVSSGAVAAGVGKLGLKAKPKDVAGRQAVAAVGQGVLIEKYALALEARGLVCAQVLLSRLDLAEASRYRNAQNTLEQLLRYQVIPIINENDTVAVEELCFGDNDRLSALVAGLVHGDLLVILTDVDGLYSANPKLDPQAKLIEEVEDLTQVMHIAGGAGSSMGTGGMVTKLKAAEIATRFGMGMFLLHSKRMEKVIELIQGERPLGTYFFPAAHRIMGKKRWIAYGGLSEGSIFIDEGAVKALLKGKSLLASGITGIDGIWERKELVRINNPDGIEVARGLVELSSEELEKVRGKHSEEMLDIIPNLEGEEVVHRDNMTLMIE, from the coding sequence GTGAGTGACCTGCGTAGAATCGTGATCAAGGTGGGGAGCAGCAGTTTAAACCATCCTGAAGGCGGTCTTGATGATCAAGCTATTCGGAGGATTGCCGGAGTCATTGCTGAGATCCGCCGGCTTGGCTTAGAATGTGTCCTGGTCAGCTCGGGAGCAGTGGCTGCAGGGGTGGGGAAGCTGGGCTTGAAGGCCAAACCTAAGGATGTGGCCGGCAGGCAGGCGGTTGCCGCTGTAGGTCAGGGAGTTCTGATTGAAAAATATGCCCTTGCCCTGGAGGCCCGGGGCTTGGTCTGCGCTCAGGTCCTGCTGTCCCGCCTTGACTTAGCCGAGGCCTCCCGTTACCGCAATGCTCAAAACACCTTGGAGCAGCTGCTGCGTTATCAGGTGATTCCGATTATCAATGAAAATGATACTGTGGCGGTGGAAGAGCTGTGTTTCGGGGATAATGACCGTCTTTCCGCACTGGTGGCGGGTTTGGTTCATGGAGATTTGCTGGTGATTCTCACGGATGTGGACGGACTCTATTCCGCCAATCCCAAACTCGATCCTCAGGCCAAGCTCATTGAGGAAGTGGAGGATTTGACCCAGGTCATGCACATCGCCGGAGGTGCGGGCAGCTCCATGGGTACAGGCGGGATGGTGACCAAACTAAAGGCAGCGGAGATCGCCACCCGTTTTGGTATGGGGATGTTCCTCCTGCACTCCAAGCGCATGGAAAAAGTCATTGAACTGATTCAAGGGGAGCGGCCTTTAGGCACCTACTTTTTCCCGGCCGCCCATCGCATTATGGGCAAGAAACGCTGGATCGCCTATGGCGGCTTATCCGAGGGGAGCATTTTTATTGACGAGGGGGCCGTAAAGGCTTTACTCAAAGGAAAAAGTTTGCTGGCTTCAGGCATTACCGGTATTGACGGCATCTGGGAACGCAAAGAACTGGTACGCATCAATAACCCGGATGGGATTGAGGTGGCTCGCGGCTTAGTGGAGCTCAGCAGTGAAGAGTTGGAAAAAGTCCGCGGCAAGCACTCGGAAGAGATGCTGGACATCATCCCCAATTTAGAGGGAGAAGAGGTCGTTCATCGCGATAATATGACCTTGATGATCGAGTGA
- the proC gene encoding pyrroline-5-carboxylate reductase — MKKISFIGAGNMAEAIIKGLTGAGSYEIRVTNRSNQAKLAQMKKDYGVIPVSFGEAVQDSEIILLAVKPKDVGEALAQAGEGMRSNQLLISVAAGIPLALLEKHLPHCPIIRAMPNTSSAVLHSMTGLVKGQSVTEENQRDVEAIFGAVGKYIWITEEQMNPLIAMSGSGPAYFYLFTEALVKAGVDMGFSQEAAENLAKETLMGAAKMLAQSGKSPGELRVAVTSPKGTTQEALNVFREKGLEELVAQAAKACKHRAEAMEREYLG; from the coding sequence AAGCTATGAAATTCGGGTGACCAATCGCTCTAACCAGGCTAAACTGGCCCAAATGAAAAAGGACTATGGGGTCATTCCCGTCTCTTTTGGGGAGGCGGTCCAGGATTCGGAGATCATCCTTTTAGCGGTGAAACCCAAGGATGTTGGGGAAGCGTTGGCCCAAGCCGGAGAGGGTATGAGGTCAAACCAACTCCTGATCAGCGTGGCAGCGGGAATTCCCCTGGCCTTGCTGGAAAAACATTTGCCTCATTGTCCCATTATCCGGGCTATGCCCAATACCTCAAGCGCCGTTTTGCATTCCATGACCGGCTTGGTCAAAGGGCAGAGCGTCACTGAAGAGAACCAAAGAGATGTGGAAGCTATTTTTGGGGCGGTTGGGAAGTATATCTGGATAACTGAGGAACAGATGAATCCCCTCATCGCCATGAGCGGCAGCGGACCGGCTTATTTTTACCTCTTCACCGAGGCGCTGGTAAAAGCGGGAGTGGATATGGGCTTCAGCCAGGAGGCGGCCGAGAACCTGGCCAAAGAAACTTTAATGGGGGCGGCTAAGATGCTGGCCCAGAGCGGAAAATCCCCCGGTGAACTGAGGGTGGCCGTAACCTCGCCCAAAGGAACCACCCAGGAGGCTTTGAATGTCTTCCGGGAGAAGGGGTTGGAAGAGCTGGTGGCCCAGGCCGCTAAAGCCTGCAAGCATCGTGCAGAAGCAATGGAAAGGGAGTATTTGGGGTGA